A genomic region of Chlorobaculum parvum NCIB 8327 contains the following coding sequences:
- a CDS encoding ArsA family ATPase, translating to MLSRDLTENQSQPRVIIYSGKGGTGKTTISSSTAVALARQGKRVLIMSSDPAHSLSDVFGVQIGRNEPLKIENNLYGLEVDTIYELKKNMSGFQKFVSSSYKNQGLDSGMASELTTQPGLDEIFALSRLVDEAQSGKWDAVVLDTSPTGNTLRLLAYPEIIIGGNMGKQFFKLYKSMSSLARPLSGNNIPDEDFFNEVNVLLKQMEDINDFILSPEVTFRLVLNPEKLSILETKRAYTFVHLYGINIDGIVINKILPTSRTVGEYFEFWADLHSKYLMEIDNSFYPTPVFRCHLQRTEPIGPDALYDISQIVFGNEAPDKTFYSGKNFWIESKENEATSDHRDVLCIKIPFLKDAEDVSVERMGTDIIVTVDRAQRNITLPRALYSLEMDRFVREDNLLRVIFKEVKVDKEEMELNVNKNVLNKLRSMRRLKI from the coding sequence ATGCTTTCGAGGGATTTAACCGAGAATCAATCTCAACCGAGGGTTATCATCTATTCCGGCAAGGGAGGAACGGGTAAAACCACCATTTCTTCCTCCACGGCGGTTGCCCTTGCCCGCCAGGGTAAACGGGTGCTGATCATGTCGTCCGACCCGGCCCACTCGCTTTCCGATGTGTTCGGCGTGCAGATTGGCCGTAACGAGCCCCTGAAGATCGAGAATAACCTCTATGGTCTCGAAGTTGATACCATCTACGAGCTGAAGAAGAATATGTCGGGCTTCCAGAAGTTCGTCTCTTCGTCCTACAAAAATCAGGGGCTCGACAGCGGCATGGCGTCTGAATTGACCACACAGCCCGGTCTCGACGAAATTTTCGCGCTTTCCCGCCTGGTCGATGAAGCCCAGTCCGGCAAGTGGGACGCCGTGGTGCTCGACACTTCGCCGACAGGCAATACGCTGCGCCTGCTCGCCTACCCCGAAATCATCATCGGCGGCAACATGGGCAAGCAGTTCTTCAAGCTTTACAAGAGCATGTCGTCGCTGGCCCGTCCGCTCAGCGGAAACAACATTCCCGACGAGGACTTCTTCAACGAGGTCAACGTGCTGCTCAAACAGATGGAGGATATCAACGACTTTATCCTCAGCCCGGAGGTTACTTTCCGGCTGGTGCTGAATCCGGAGAAACTCTCGATTCTGGAAACCAAGCGCGCCTACACTTTCGTGCATCTTTACGGCATCAACATCGACGGCATCGTCATCAACAAGATTCTGCCGACCTCGCGCACGGTGGGTGAGTATTTCGAGTTCTGGGCAGACCTGCACAGCAAGTACCTGATGGAGATCGACAACTCCTTTTACCCGACTCCGGTTTTCCGCTGCCACTTGCAGCGCACCGAGCCGATCGGTCCCGACGCGCTTTACGACATCAGCCAGATCGTTTTCGGCAACGAAGCGCCCGACAAGACCTTCTATTCCGGAAAGAACTTCTGGATCGAGAGCAAGGAGAACGAGGCAACCTCCGATCATCGCGATGTGCTCTGTATCAAGATTCCGTTCCTGAAGGATGCTGAAGATGTCTCCGTCGAGCGGATGGGCACCGACATCATCGTTACGGTCGATCGCGCCCAGCGCAACATCACTTTGCCGAGAGCGCTGTACAGCCTTGAAATGGATCGCTTCGTCAGAGAAGACAACCTGTTGAGGGTGATCTTCAAGGAGGTCAAGGTCGATAAAGAAGAAATGGAGCTGAACGTCAACAAGAATGTGCTCAACAAACTCCGCTCCATGCGGCGTCTCAAGATTTGA
- a CDS encoding nitroreductase family protein, translating to MKLRELVTRSRSIRRFDESVEVSASTLRDLVELACYVPSAANRQLLRFLPVTGSEMLDGVFPCLKWAGYLEEWLGPEPGERPPAGLVVLCRNEDTAGAACDSGIAAQTILLGAAEHGLGGCIVAAIDRERLMRELDLPDSWTVLMVVALGKPVETVVIDQIEPGGDIRYWRDQHAIHHVPKRQVDELLVTAAQLRERG from the coding sequence ATGAAACTCAGGGAGCTGGTGACCCGGAGCCGCAGTATCCGGCGGTTTGACGAAAGTGTTGAGGTGAGCGCTTCGACGCTTCGCGATCTGGTGGAGCTGGCCTGCTACGTGCCTTCGGCGGCCAATCGACAGCTGTTGCGCTTCCTTCCGGTCACAGGCAGCGAGATGCTCGACGGGGTGTTCCCGTGCCTGAAGTGGGCCGGCTACCTCGAAGAGTGGCTTGGGCCGGAGCCGGGCGAGCGTCCGCCAGCGGGACTCGTCGTGTTGTGTCGCAACGAAGATACTGCGGGCGCGGCCTGCGACAGCGGCATCGCGGCGCAGACCATCCTGCTTGGCGCGGCAGAGCATGGGTTGGGCGGCTGCATCGTGGCCGCCATCGATCGCGAGCGGCTCATGCGTGAACTTGATCTTCCCGATTCATGGACGGTACTCATGGTGGTCGCGCTTGGCAAGCCTGTCGAGACCGTGGTGATCGACCAGATCGAGCCGGGCGGCGATATTCGCTACTGGCGCGATCAGCACGCCATTCATCACGTCCCCAAACGGCAGGTCGATGAGCTGCTGGTGACGGCAGCGCAGCTTCGGGAACGCGGGTAA
- a CDS encoding MJ1255/VC2487 family glycosyltransferase codes for MKILFGVQGTGNGHISRSRELVRKLKEDGHEVEVIISGREESELREIEVFAPYKVLKGFTLVTRKGKMNYVETMFKLDFVRHWSDVLSLDMAGVDLVITDFEPVTSMAARMKGLPSVGFGHQYAFPYHVPLARGSLFAKYTLLHFAPARYNAGLHWDHFNQPIFPPVIPETLYKAVRPEEDPKKILVYLPFEEIEDIEEFLEPFPSFRFFIYGKVSEDRDDGHLSFRAYSREGFLRDLMECSGVVCNAGFELPGEALHLGKKMLLRPLDGQIEQESNALAMVQLGYGMAMHKLDGNVLREWLAQPPGTPLNYSRTVDYIAEWIASGRWDDLKMFTDAAWRDTRGEGGRP; via the coding sequence ATGAAGATCCTTTTCGGTGTTCAGGGAACCGGTAACGGCCATATCAGCAGAAGCAGGGAACTGGTCAGAAAGCTCAAAGAGGATGGGCACGAGGTCGAGGTGATCATCAGCGGCAGGGAGGAGTCGGAACTGCGGGAGATCGAGGTGTTCGCTCCCTACAAAGTGCTCAAGGGCTTCACCTTGGTGACCCGCAAAGGGAAGATGAACTATGTCGAGACCATGTTCAAGCTCGATTTCGTGAGGCACTGGTCTGATGTTTTATCGCTCGATATGGCCGGGGTCGATCTGGTGATCACCGACTTCGAGCCGGTTACTTCGATGGCTGCCCGGATGAAGGGGCTGCCAAGCGTGGGGTTCGGTCACCAGTACGCTTTTCCCTACCATGTTCCGTTAGCGCGGGGCAGCCTGTTTGCAAAGTACACCCTGCTTCACTTCGCCCCTGCCCGATACAATGCGGGCCTGCACTGGGACCATTTCAATCAGCCGATCTTTCCGCCGGTCATCCCTGAAACTCTGTACAAGGCTGTTCGGCCTGAAGAAGATCCGAAGAAGATTCTGGTCTATCTGCCGTTCGAGGAGATCGAAGACATCGAGGAGTTTCTGGAACCGTTCCCCTCGTTCCGCTTTTTCATTTATGGCAAGGTGAGCGAAGATCGCGACGATGGGCATCTTTCGTTCAGAGCTTATTCCCGGGAAGGATTTCTGCGCGACCTGATGGAGTGCAGCGGCGTGGTGTGTAATGCGGGGTTCGAGCTTCCGGGCGAGGCGCTGCATCTCGGCAAGAAAATGCTTTTGCGGCCCTTGGACGGACAGATCGAGCAGGAGTCCAACGCGCTTGCGATGGTGCAGCTCGGCTATGGTATGGCGATGCACAAGCTCGACGGCAATGTGCTCAGGGAGTGGCTTGCCCAGCCGCCGGGGACTCCGCTCAACTATTCGCGGACGGTCGATTATATCGCCGAGTGGATCGCATCGGGCCGGTGGGATGATCTGAAGATGTTCACCGATGCAGCGTGGCGGGATACCCGCGGTGAGGGTGGACGCCCATGA
- the aat gene encoding leucyl/phenylalanyl-tRNA--protein transferase, producing the protein MIKVEDILRAYRHGFFPMADSREGTVSWCQPYQRAVVPLDTFRPSRSLRRVIDEGQFTIKTNTAFEKVIRACALPRAVEKETWISEEIIEVFLKLHRLGLAHSVESWQNGELAGGLYGLSMGGAFFGESMFFFERDASKVAFAWLVGYLRKKGFSLLDAQIMNPHLESLGAIEIPHEEYMLRLEHALAKKIFFI; encoded by the coding sequence ATGATTAAAGTCGAGGATATTCTGCGCGCCTACCGGCACGGCTTTTTCCCCATGGCCGACTCCCGCGAAGGCACGGTGAGCTGGTGCCAGCCGTACCAGCGCGCCGTTGTGCCGCTCGATACGTTCCGCCCTTCACGAAGTCTCAGGCGCGTCATCGACGAGGGGCAGTTCACCATTAAAACGAATACGGCTTTCGAAAAGGTAATCCGCGCCTGCGCCTTGCCCCGTGCTGTCGAAAAGGAGACCTGGATTTCGGAGGAGATCATCGAGGTTTTCCTCAAACTGCACAGGCTCGGGCTGGCGCACAGCGTAGAGAGTTGGCAGAATGGCGAGCTTGCCGGAGGGCTTTACGGCCTGTCGATGGGTGGGGCTTTTTTCGGCGAGTCGATGTTCTTTTTCGAGCGCGATGCCTCAAAAGTCGCGTTCGCATGGCTGGTGGGCTATCTGCGCAAAAAGGGCTTCAGTCTGCTCGACGCCCAGATCATGAATCCGCATCTCGAAAGCCTCGGCGCTATCGAAATTCCTCACGAGGAGTACATGCTTCGACTCGAACACGCGCTCGCCAAAAAGATTTTCTTCATCTGA
- a CDS encoding NADP-dependent isocitrate dehydrogenase — MASKSTIIYTKIDEAPALATYSLLPIIQAFTRGTGVDVETRDISLAGRIIANFPENLTEEQRIPDYLAQLGELALTPEANIIKLPNISASIPQLKAAIKELQEHGYNVPNYPEAPSNDEEKAIQARYAKVLGSAVNPVLREGNSDRRAPLSVKAYAQKHPHRMAAWSKDSKAHVSHMNEGDFYGSEQSVTVPAATTVRIEYVNGANEVTVLKEKTALLAGEVIDTSVMNVRKLREFYAEQIEDAKSQGVLLSLHLKATMMKISDPIMFGHAVSVFYKDVFDKHGALLAELGVNVNNGLGDLYAKIQTLPEDKRAEIEADIMAVYKTRPELAMVDSDKGITNLHVPNDIIIDASMPVVVRDGGKMWGPDGQLHDCKAVIPDRCYATMYGEIVDDCRKNGAFDPSTIGSVPNVGLMAQKAEEYGSHDKTFTAAGDGVIRVVDADGTVLMSQKVETGDIFRMCQAKDAPIRDWVGLAVRRAKATGAPAVFWLDSNRAHDAQIIAKVNEYLKDLDTDGVEIKIMPPVEAMRFTLGRFRAGQDTISVTGNVLRDYLTDLFPIIELGTSAKMLSIVPLLNGGGLFETGAGGSAPKHVQQFQKEGYLRWDSLGEFSALAASLEHLAQTFGNPKAQVLADTLDQAIGKFLDNQKSPARKVGQIDNRGSHFYLALYWAEALAAQDSDAEMKARFAGVASSLAAKEELINAELIAAQGSPVDMGGYYQPDDEKTAAAMRPSGTLNAIIDAM; from the coding sequence ATGGCAAGCAAATCGACCATCATCTACACCAAGATCGACGAGGCGCCGGCACTGGCGACCTACTCGCTGCTTCCGATCATCCAGGCCTTTACCCGTGGAACCGGCGTTGATGTCGAGACCAGGGATATCTCCCTTGCCGGCAGGATTATCGCCAACTTCCCGGAGAATCTGACCGAAGAGCAGAGGATTCCCGACTACCTCGCCCAGCTTGGCGAGCTTGCGCTCACCCCGGAAGCCAACATCATCAAACTGCCGAATATCAGCGCTTCAATTCCTCAGTTGAAAGCCGCGATTAAAGAGCTTCAGGAGCATGGTTACAATGTTCCGAACTACCCCGAAGCCCCGTCGAATGACGAAGAGAAAGCAATCCAGGCCCGTTATGCCAAGGTACTTGGCAGTGCCGTGAACCCGGTGCTTCGCGAAGGCAACTCCGACCGCCGCGCGCCGCTTTCGGTCAAGGCATACGCCCAGAAACATCCGCACCGTATGGCTGCATGGAGCAAAGACTCCAAGGCTCACGTTTCCCACATGAACGAGGGCGACTTCTACGGCAGCGAGCAGTCCGTAACCGTGCCTGCCGCCACCACCGTTCGTATCGAATATGTCAACGGCGCCAACGAGGTGACCGTGCTGAAAGAGAAAACCGCACTGCTCGCCGGTGAAGTGATCGACACGTCGGTCATGAACGTGCGCAAGCTCCGCGAGTTCTATGCCGAGCAGATCGAGGATGCCAAATCGCAGGGCGTGCTGCTGTCGCTGCACCTGAAGGCTACCATGATGAAGATCTCCGATCCGATCATGTTCGGCCACGCTGTTTCGGTGTTCTACAAGGATGTGTTCGACAAGCATGGCGCATTGCTTGCCGAGCTTGGCGTGAACGTCAACAACGGCCTCGGCGATCTCTACGCCAAAATCCAGACCCTGCCGGAAGACAAACGCGCCGAGATCGAGGCTGACATCATGGCGGTCTACAAGACCCGTCCCGAGCTGGCGATGGTCGATTCCGACAAGGGCATTACCAACCTGCACGTGCCGAACGACATCATCATCGATGCTTCCATGCCGGTCGTCGTGCGCGACGGTGGCAAGATGTGGGGACCCGACGGTCAGCTTCACGACTGCAAGGCCGTGATTCCGGATCGCTGCTACGCCACCATGTACGGCGAAATCGTGGACGACTGCCGCAAGAACGGCGCGTTCGATCCTTCCACTATCGGCAGCGTGCCGAACGTGGGCTTGATGGCGCAGAAGGCTGAAGAGTATGGTTCGCACGACAAGACCTTCACCGCTGCTGGTGACGGCGTCATCCGCGTGGTCGATGCCGACGGTACGGTGCTCATGTCGCAGAAGGTCGAGACCGGTGACATTTTCCGCATGTGCCAGGCCAAGGATGCTCCGATCCGCGACTGGGTCGGCCTTGCCGTTCGCCGCGCCAAAGCCACCGGTGCTCCGGCTGTGTTCTGGCTCGACAGCAACCGCGCTCACGATGCGCAGATCATCGCAAAGGTGAACGAGTATCTCAAAGACCTCGACACCGACGGCGTCGAGATCAAGATCATGCCTCCGGTCGAAGCCATGCGCTTCACCCTCGGCCGTTTCCGTGCCGGACAGGACACCATTTCGGTGACCGGCAACGTGCTTCGTGACTACCTCACCGACCTGTTCCCGATCATCGAGCTCGGCACCAGCGCCAAGATGCTTTCGATCGTTCCGCTGCTCAACGGTGGTGGCCTGTTTGAAACCGGTGCAGGCGGTTCGGCTCCCAAGCACGTGCAGCAGTTCCAGAAAGAGGGCTACCTCCGCTGGGATTCGCTTGGCGAGTTCTCGGCTCTGGCCGCGTCGCTTGAGCACCTCGCACAGACCTTCGGCAACCCCAAGGCTCAGGTGCTGGCCGACACGCTCGATCAGGCTATCGGTAAGTTCCTCGACAACCAGAAGTCGCCCGCTCGTAAGGTTGGTCAGATTGACAACCGCGGCAGTCACTTCTACCTTGCCCTTTACTGGGCTGAGGCTCTTGCCGCGCAGGATTCTGACGCCGAGATGAAAGCACGTTTCGCTGGTGTGGCCTCGTCGCTCGCCGCGAAAGAGGAGCTCATCAACGCCGAGCTGATCGCCGCACAGGGCAGCCCGGTTGACATGGGTGGCTACTACCAGCCCGATGACGAAAAGACCGCCGCAGCCATGCGCCCGAGCGGTACGCTCAACGCGATCATCGACGCCATGTGA
- a CDS encoding enoyl-ACP reductase, with amino-acid sequence MPEKAHYGLLKGKKGIVFGPLDESSIGWQIAQHAYREGAQIALSNVATAIRFGNLQELAELCGNAPILICDASKNEDVDNTFRELKEKMGPVDFIVHSIGMSQNIRKQLPYEDLNYEWFMRTLDVSGISFHRLVAYALKNDAINDGGSILALSYIASQRNYWTYSDMGDAKSLLESIARSFGPRLANRGIRINTISQSPTYTKAGSGIPGFEKMYEYSDLMSPLGNASAEECAEYTMTLLSDLTRKVTMQNLFHDGGYSSMGATIPMIKLAHEVLHDKELATRVGLEDRHPSK; translated from the coding sequence ATGCCTGAGAAAGCGCACTATGGTCTTTTGAAAGGGAAAAAAGGCATTGTTTTCGGCCCTCTCGATGAAAGCAGCATTGGTTGGCAGATCGCGCAGCATGCTTACCGTGAAGGTGCACAGATCGCTCTTTCCAATGTTGCAACGGCCATTCGCTTCGGCAATCTCCAGGAGCTTGCTGAGCTCTGCGGCAATGCACCGATTCTCATCTGCGATGCTTCCAAGAACGAGGATGTCGACAACACCTTCAGGGAACTCAAAGAGAAAATGGGGCCCGTTGATTTCATCGTGCATTCGATCGGCATGTCCCAGAACATTCGCAAGCAGCTCCCCTACGAGGATCTGAATTACGAGTGGTTCATGCGGACCCTCGATGTTTCCGGTATTTCGTTCCACAGGCTGGTAGCCTATGCGCTGAAGAACGATGCTATCAATGACGGCGGCAGTATTCTGGCGCTTTCTTATATCGCATCGCAGCGTAACTACTGGACTTACTCCGATATGGGCGACGCCAAGTCGCTGCTCGAATCGATCGCCCGCAGTTTTGGCCCCAGGCTGGCCAATCGCGGCATCAGGATCAACACCATCTCGCAGAGCCCGACCTACACCAAGGCCGGCAGCGGTATTCCTGGTTTTGAGAAGATGTACGAGTATAGCGATCTGATGTCTCCGCTCGGCAATGCCAGTGCTGAGGAGTGCGCCGAATACACCATGACGCTTTTGAGCGACCTGACGCGCAAGGTAACCATGCAGAACCTGTTCCATGACGGAGGGTACAGTTCGATGGGCGCAACCATCCCCATGATCAAGCTCGCACATGAAGTGCTTCATGACAAAGAGCTTGCTACAAGGGTTGGTCTCGAAGACCGTCATCCATCCAAGTGA